One part of the Bacteroidia bacterium genome encodes these proteins:
- a CDS encoding rod shape-determining protein has translation MGLFDFFTTDIAIDLGTANTLIMYNDEVVVDQPSIVAIDRMTGKVIAIGSEARQMHEKTHEKYKTIRPLRDGVIADFTVAEHMIRGMIKMINAKNKFFSTSYRMVICIPSGITEVEKRAVKDSAEQAGAKEVYLIQEPMAAAIGIGLNVKEPTGHMVVDIGGGTTEIAVIALSGIVTDQSIRIAGDEFNEDILDYMRKQHNMLIGERSAERIKIEVGAALPELENAPDDIEIRGKDLMTGIPKTISVSYRELSHALNKSITKIEDAILKALENTPPELSADIYDRGIHLTGGGASLRGLDIRLAEKTKLPIHVAEDPLKAVVRGTGIALRNLDDFKYLMS, from the coding sequence ATGGGACTTTTTGATTTTTTCACCACAGACATTGCTATAGACCTCGGAACGGCAAATACCCTGATCATGTACAATGATGAAGTGGTTGTTGATCAGCCTTCGATTGTAGCGATTGATCGCATGACAGGTAAAGTAATTGCGATTGGAAGCGAGGCAAGGCAAATGCACGAAAAAACCCATGAAAAATACAAAACAATACGTCCGCTGAGAGATGGGGTAATTGCTGACTTTACAGTTGCGGAACATATGATTCGGGGTATGATCAAAATGATCAATGCCAAGAATAAGTTTTTCTCAACCAGTTATCGCATGGTGATCTGTATTCCCAGTGGGATTACAGAAGTAGAGAAAAGGGCAGTAAAAGATTCTGCAGAGCAAGCAGGAGCAAAAGAAGTTTACCTCATTCAGGAACCTATGGCTGCCGCAATAGGGATCGGTCTGAATGTAAAAGAGCCTACCGGACACATGGTGGTTGATATCGGTGGGGGTACAACTGAGATTGCGGTGATTGCGCTGAGTGGGATTGTTACAGACCAAAGTATCCGCATTGCCGGAGATGAATTTAACGAAGACATCCTGGACTATATGCGTAAGCAGCACAATATGCTCATCGGTGAGCGTAGTGCAGAACGGATCAAGATTGAGGTAGGAGCAGCACTTCCCGAATTGGAAAATGCTCCGGATGATATCGAGATCAGAGGTAAAGACCTCATGACGGGTATCCCTAAAACGATTTCCGTTTCTTATCGTGAGTTGTCTCATGCCTTGAATAAGTCCATTACCAAGATAGAAGACGCCATCCTCAAGGCATTGGAAAATACTCCTCCGGAATTATCTGCAGATATTTATGATCGCGGGATTCATCTTACAGGAGGAGGAGCATCTCTGCGAGGCCTCGACATCCGTTTAGCAGAAAAGACCAAGCTACCCATTCACGTAGCAGAAGATCCCCTTAAAGCCGTAGTGCGCGGAACTGGGATCGCATTGAGAAATCTGGACGACTTCAAGTACCTGATGAGCTAG
- the purH gene encoding bifunctional phosphoribosylaminoimidazolecarboxamide formyltransferase/IMP cyclohydrolase has protein sequence MQIKSALISVYHKQGLEPIIANLQDLGVQIYSTGGTASYIERLGIKVHHVEDLTGYPSILGGRVKTLHPKVHGGILARRDVESDQKELATYEIPTFDLVIVDLYPFEETVKSGAREADIIEKIDIGGIALIRAAAKNFKDVVCVASQDYYDDLLQVLETGKGKVSLDQRKYFAGGAFDVSSHYDAHIFQYLKPNAEGLKISFAKGKKLRYGENPHQTGLYYGDLTEQFEQLHGKELSYNNLVDIEGALEIVDEFDQPCFAVIKHTNPCGCAVADNLLDAWKRALEGDPVSAFGGILACNGTVDKAIAEEIHPLFFEVLIAKDFTPEAFELLTYKKKNRRLLKRTADALPAKIVKSMVSGFLVQDKDRREITANDLEVKSSRKPTEQELKDVLFGDRVCKHLKSNAIAIVKNEQLIGSGMGQTSRIDALKHAMQKAEEKGFDLNGAVLASDAFFPFSDCVEMAHNKGIEVVVEPGGSVRDQETIDFCETHNMCLIFTSVRHFKH, from the coding sequence ATGCAAATCAAGTCCGCCCTCATCTCCGTTTACCATAAACAGGGATTAGAACCCATTATAGCTAATCTTCAAGACCTGGGGGTACAGATTTACTCAACAGGAGGTACTGCATCTTATATTGAAAGACTGGGTATAAAAGTACATCATGTAGAAGACCTGACGGGTTATCCTTCTATTTTGGGAGGTAGGGTGAAGACCTTGCACCCCAAAGTCCATGGAGGGATTCTGGCAAGAAGAGATGTGGAGTCAGATCAGAAAGAACTGGCGACCTACGAAATTCCGACCTTTGATCTGGTCATTGTAGATTTATATCCATTTGAGGAGACTGTAAAAAGTGGGGCTCGTGAAGCTGATATCATCGAAAAAATTGACATAGGTGGCATTGCCTTGATTCGTGCAGCTGCCAAGAATTTCAAAGATGTGGTTTGTGTTGCTTCACAGGACTATTATGATGATTTGTTGCAGGTTTTGGAGACGGGCAAAGGAAAGGTGAGCCTTGATCAGCGGAAATACTTTGCCGGCGGCGCTTTTGATGTGAGTTCTCACTATGATGCACACATCTTCCAATACCTCAAACCCAATGCAGAAGGATTGAAAATTTCCTTTGCAAAAGGGAAAAAATTGCGGTACGGAGAAAATCCGCATCAGACAGGCTTATATTATGGAGACCTGACAGAGCAATTTGAGCAACTTCATGGCAAAGAGCTGTCTTACAACAACCTGGTGGATATAGAAGGGGCTTTAGAGATTGTAGATGAATTTGATCAGCCTTGTTTCGCTGTCATCAAACATACCAATCCCTGTGGATGTGCCGTTGCGGATAATTTACTGGATGCCTGGAAGCGGGCTTTGGAAGGAGATCCTGTATCGGCTTTCGGAGGAATCCTCGCTTGTAATGGTACGGTAGATAAAGCCATCGCCGAAGAGATTCATCCTCTTTTTTTCGAAGTGCTGATTGCCAAAGACTTTACTCCGGAAGCTTTTGAACTCCTTACCTATAAGAAAAAGAATCGTCGCTTGCTCAAGAGAACAGCAGATGCTTTACCAGCTAAGATCGTCAAGAGCATGGTGAGTGGGTTTTTGGTACAAGATAAAGACCGAAGAGAGATTACGGCCAATGATTTGGAGGTAAAGAGCAGTAGGAAACCCACGGAACAGGAATTGAAGGATGTCCTGTTTGGAGACAGAGTTTGTAAGCATTTGAAATCAAATGCAATTGCCATTGTGAAAAATGAGCAATTGATAGGAAGTGGAATGGGACAAACATCCCGCATTGATGCCTTGAAACACGCTATGCAAAAGGCTGAAGAGAAGGGTTTTGACCTTAATGGAGCTGTACTGGCTTCAGATGCTTTCTTCCCTTTTTCTGACTGCGTGGAAATGGCTCATAATAAGGGAATTGAGGTAGTTGTAGAGCCTGGAGGTTCTGTTAGGGACCAGGAGACAATTGATTTTTGTGAAACTCACAATATGTGCTTAATTTTCACTTCGGTAAGACACTTTAAGCATTGA
- a CDS encoding phosphoribosylglycinamide formyltransferase, which produces MSAPKPTRIAILASGGGSNARKIIEFFAERNTAEVILLASNNSKSGIFSFGPESDLPAIHLSKEQYLDANFLLGLFKAYKIDLIILAGYLKLIPPKLIEAFPRHILNIHPSLLPKFGGKGMYGMRVHEAVIAQKEFRSGITIHFVNEVYDEGEILMQKALMIDESWDPQTLQKEVQKLEHQYFPKAIEKVCLRLQQERNNV; this is translated from the coding sequence ATGTCGGCTCCCAAACCTACACGAATAGCTATCCTTGCTTCTGGAGGTGGCTCCAATGCTCGAAAGATTATCGAATTCTTCGCTGAAAGGAATACAGCGGAAGTGATTCTCCTTGCCAGTAACAATTCGAAATCCGGTATTTTTAGTTTTGGACCAGAATCAGACCTTCCTGCTATACATCTGAGCAAAGAGCAGTATCTGGATGCCAACTTTCTGTTAGGCTTATTCAAAGCTTACAAAATTGATCTCATCATCCTTGCGGGATACCTTAAACTCATTCCCCCCAAACTTATAGAGGCCTTCCCCAGACATATCTTAAATATTCATCCTTCTTTACTCCCCAAATTTGGCGGAAAAGGCATGTATGGGATGCGCGTACACGAAGCCGTAATTGCCCAGAAGGAATTTCGTTCGGGGATCACGATCCACTTTGTAAATGAGGTCTATGATGAAGGAGAAATCCTGATGCAAAAGGCCCTGATGATAGACGAAAGCTGGGATCCCCAAACCCTCCAAAAAGAAGTACAAAAGCTTGAACATCAGTATTTTCCTAAAGCTATTGAAAAAGTTTGTCTGAGACTTCAACAGGAAAGGAATAATGTTTAA
- a CDS encoding TonB family protein, translating into MAKHLKADLDDMVFEDRERNYGAYFLRKRYPKYLRIAVGTVAFIALCGSFGPLLAKSMGWIKGKLEIETKEVFIDITKLPPPPKSDELNEPPPPPPPPERRVIKQMSFPIPEPSPDPDLEDTTTIHKLEDLVDQNLSFKDVDGEDEEEFFTGIGEGDEPEVIVDPDPPSTVFGSADEEPVPINIKEIASLVGYPAVARQAEIQGKVIVRILVDKNGAYKKHKVLVDPHPLLTEAVEKHLDKLTFTPAIQGGRPIKFWINVPFDFRLLNN; encoded by the coding sequence ATGGCTAAACACTTGAAAGCCGACCTCGACGATATGGTCTTCGAGGATCGGGAACGGAATTATGGTGCCTATTTTTTACGGAAACGCTATCCTAAATATCTTCGAATAGCGGTAGGTACCGTCGCCTTTATTGCGCTCTGTGGAAGCTTCGGGCCTCTGCTGGCAAAAAGTATGGGCTGGATAAAAGGGAAGCTGGAAATCGAGACAAAGGAGGTTTTTATTGATATTACTAAACTTCCCCCTCCCCCTAAATCAGATGAGCTCAATGAACCCCCTCCGCCTCCTCCACCGCCGGAAAGACGAGTGATTAAACAAATGAGTTTTCCAATCCCTGAACCTTCTCCTGATCCTGATTTGGAGGATACGACTACCATTCACAAATTAGAAGATCTTGTTGATCAGAATCTGTCTTTTAAAGATGTGGATGGCGAGGATGAAGAGGAATTTTTTACGGGTATTGGCGAGGGGGATGAGCCTGAGGTTATTGTAGACCCTGATCCGCCTTCAACGGTATTTGGATCGGCAGATGAGGAGCCTGTTCCTATAAATATTAAAGAAATCGCCAGTCTGGTCGGTTACCCGGCAGTCGCTCGTCAGGCTGAGATTCAGGGTAAAGTAATAGTGAGGATATTGGTAGATAAGAATGGGGCCTATAAAAAACATAAAGTCCTAGTCGATCCACATCCCCTTCTGACGGAAGCGGTAGAAAAACACCTTGACAAACTGACATTTACCCCGGCAATTCAGGGAGGTAGACCTATCAAATTCTGGATAAATGTTCCTTTTGATTTTCGATTGTTAAATAATTAG